From Labilithrix sp., a single genomic window includes:
- a CDS encoding OmpA family protein — MGLTEAVAPPRSPDLGRGAARLETEQRYRVFLGEGIGSVCAGPAPYFDVASPTAKSQSTPTMQMLASCMIDGPLKGKSIVLIGHTDPRGSEEYNMKLGHERAEEVRRYLIDQGIAADRVTTQTAGEAAASGDPEKWSTDRRVEVQLNEKAKVEPRR, encoded by the coding sequence GTGGGGCTCACCGAGGCGGTCGCGCCGCCGCGGAGCCCGGACCTCGGCCGCGGCGCGGCGCGGCTCGAGACGGAGCAGCGCTACCGTGTGTTCCTCGGCGAAGGGATCGGCAGCGTCTGCGCGGGGCCGGCGCCGTACTTCGACGTCGCGTCGCCGACGGCGAAGTCGCAGTCCACGCCGACGATGCAGATGCTCGCCAGCTGCATGATCGACGGACCGTTGAAGGGCAAATCGATCGTGCTCATCGGCCACACCGATCCGCGCGGCTCCGAGGAGTACAACATGAAGCTCGGGCACGAGCGCGCCGAGGAGGTGCGCCGCTACCTCATCGATCAGGGCATCGCCGCCGATCGCGTGACGACGCAGACGGCAGGCGAAGCCGCGGCGAGCGGAGACCCCGAGAAGTGGTCCACCGATCGCCGCGTGGAGGTCCAGCTGAACGAGAAGGCGAAGGTCGAGCCGCGACGCTGA